The Serpentinimonas maccroryi genome has a segment encoding these proteins:
- a CDS encoding BPSS1780 family membrane protein, translated as MRLHRVPARTGLMWVRLGLSTFFKQPLALAGLFFLFMLVVSVLSLVPLLGQALALALLPAATLGLMAATRIANSGQFPMPAVLASAFAAGRERARAMLVLGLIYAAGSLLILGLTLLITGGAAAPAVLPDPAAVPVEPGASPTPQDLMLAPEAINRMLVSALLHVPLGLLFWHAPALVHWHGVSPLKSLFFSALACWTNKAALLYYFLGWAAVFFGVALVLVLLGSLVGGPRFISMLLFPVAMLMSAIFFTSLYFTFRDSFETDEGQPPA; from the coding sequence ATGAGGCTGCACCGCGTACCGGCGCGCACCGGATTGATGTGGGTGCGCTTGGGCCTGAGCACGTTTTTCAAGCAACCGCTGGCGCTGGCCGGGTTGTTTTTTCTGTTCATGCTGGTGGTTTCGGTGCTGTCGCTGGTGCCGCTGCTCGGGCAGGCGCTGGCGCTGGCGCTGCTGCCCGCCGCCACGCTGGGCCTGATGGCAGCCACGCGCATCGCAAACTCGGGCCAGTTCCCCATGCCCGCGGTGCTGGCCAGCGCCTTTGCCGCCGGGCGCGAGCGCGCGCGCGCCATGCTGGTGCTGGGCCTGATCTACGCCGCCGGATCGCTGCTGATTTTGGGCCTGACGCTGCTGATCACCGGCGGCGCGGCCGCGCCCGCGGTGCTGCCAGACCCAGCGGCCGTGCCGGTGGAGCCCGGTGCCAGCCCCACGCCCCAAGACCTGATGCTCGCACCCGAGGCCATCAACCGCATGCTCGTCAGCGCGCTGCTGCACGTGCCGCTCGGGCTGCTGTTTTGGCACGCCCCGGCGCTGGTGCACTGGCACGGGGTGTCGCCGCTCAAGAGCCTGTTTTTCAGCGCGCTGGCCTGCTGGACCAACAAGGCGGCGCTGCTGTATTACTTTTTGGGCTGGGCCGCGGTGTTCTTCGGTGTGGCCTTGGTGCTGGTGCTGCTGGGCAGCTTGGTGGGTGGGCCACGCTTCATCAGCATGCTGCTGTTTCCGGTGGCCATGCTCATGAGCGCGATCTTTTTCACCTCGCTCTACTTCACCTTCCGCGACAGCTTCGAGACCGACGAGGGGCAACCCCCGGCCTGA
- a CDS encoding homoserine kinase, producing the protein MAVYTEVTPAQAAALLQQLGLGELLELRGCPGGIENTNYFASVQAPDGARHEYVLTLFERLGFEQLPFYLCLMQHLAAKGIPVPNPAPDASGQILHRLLGKPAALVNKLPGQSVLAPHPAHCAQLGTLLARMHLAALDYPRQQPNLRGLAWWNQTAPEVLPHLSPAQAALLRSELALQNELAQQPRYHSLPRGPVHADLFRDNALFEGDRLTGVFDFYFAGCDTWLFDLSVALNDWCIDLASGQPDASRSHALLTAYQNLRPLSAAEHELLPLLLRAAALRFWLSRLWDWYLPRDAAMLVPHDPTHFERVLCARVAHA; encoded by the coding sequence ATGGCGGTCTATACCGAAGTCACACCGGCCCAAGCCGCGGCGCTGCTGCAGCAGTTGGGCCTAGGCGAACTGCTCGAGCTGCGCGGCTGCCCCGGCGGCATTGAGAACACCAACTACTTTGCCTCGGTGCAGGCACCCGATGGCGCACGGCACGAATACGTGCTGACGCTGTTTGAGCGCCTGGGCTTTGAGCAACTGCCCTTTTACCTCTGCCTGATGCAGCATCTGGCCGCCAAGGGCATCCCGGTGCCCAACCCGGCCCCAGACGCCAGCGGCCAGATCCTGCACCGGCTGCTCGGCAAACCGGCGGCGCTGGTCAACAAGCTGCCCGGCCAGAGCGTGCTGGCGCCGCACCCCGCGCACTGCGCGCAACTGGGCACCCTGCTGGCGCGCATGCACTTGGCGGCACTCGACTACCCGCGCCAGCAGCCCAACCTGCGCGGCTTGGCGTGGTGGAACCAGACCGCCCCCGAGGTGCTGCCGCATTTAAGCCCGGCGCAAGCCGCTTTGCTGCGCAGCGAACTGGCGCTGCAAAACGAGCTGGCGCAGCAGCCGCGCTACCACAGCCTGCCGCGCGGCCCGGTGCACGCCGATCTGTTCCGTGACAACGCCCTGTTCGAGGGCGACCGGCTCACCGGTGTGTTCGATTTTTACTTCGCCGGCTGCGACACTTGGTTGTTCGACCTGAGCGTGGCCCTGAACGACTGGTGCATCGACCTGGCCAGCGGCCAGCCCGACGCGTCGCGCAGTCACGCCCTGCTGACTGCCTACCAAAACCTGCGCCCCTTGAGCGCCGCCGAGCACGAGCTGCTGCCGCTGCTGCTGCGCGCTGCGGCGCTGCGCTTTTGGCTCTCGCGCCTGTGGGACTGGTATCTGCCACGCGATGCCGCCATGCTGGTGCCGCACGACCCCACCCACTTTGAGCGCGTGCTGTGCGCGCGGGTGGCGCACGCATGA
- a CDS encoding sugar phosphate nucleotidyltransferase, producing the protein MILAAGQGTRVRPLTKDLPKPMVPILGKPVMEYLIEHLARHGVTQIMVNVAYNHRKIEEYFRDGHRWGVEIGYSYEGVYDHGDILPRPLGSAGGMRHIQDQSGFFDDTTLVLCGDALIDLDLGAALAQHRAQGALASVVTLEVPRDQVSNYGVVVADASGRVQSFQEKPQPHEAKSTLASTGIYIFEPAALELIPPRQVFDIGSQLFPLLVQRGLPFYAQSRPFNWIDIGRVSDYWSVLQRVLRGEVEQMHMPGTEVRPGVWVGLNTRIDWATVQVQGPVYFGSSVRLEPGCSVIGPCWIGHGSHLRASSRVERSILFEYTRIGAGMLFQDMIVSPSYCVDRLGNATYVGDDRFPLRWGDARA; encoded by the coding sequence ATGATCCTGGCCGCTGGCCAAGGCACCCGGGTTCGGCCCCTGACCAAAGACCTGCCCAAACCGATGGTGCCAATTTTGGGCAAGCCGGTGATGGAATACCTGATCGAGCATCTGGCGCGCCACGGCGTGACGCAGATCATGGTCAACGTGGCCTACAACCACCGCAAAATCGAGGAGTATTTTCGCGACGGGCACCGCTGGGGCGTCGAGATCGGCTACTCCTACGAGGGCGTTTATGACCACGGCGACATCTTGCCGCGCCCGCTGGGTTCGGCCGGCGGCATGCGCCACATCCAAGACCAGAGCGGTTTTTTTGACGACACCACGCTGGTGCTGTGCGGCGACGCGCTGATCGACCTCGACCTCGGGGCCGCGCTGGCCCAGCACCGTGCCCAAGGCGCGCTGGCCAGCGTGGTCACGCTCGAGGTGCCGCGCGATCAGGTGAGCAACTACGGCGTCGTGGTTGCAGACGCCAGCGGCCGCGTGCAGTCGTTCCAAGAAAAGCCGCAGCCGCACGAGGCCAAATCGACCTTGGCCAGCACCGGCATTTACATCTTCGAGCCGGCGGCACTCGAGCTGATTCCGCCCCGGCAGGTGTTTGACATCGGCAGCCAGCTGTTCCCGCTGCTGGTGCAGCGCGGCCTACCCTTTTACGCCCAGAGCCGACCGTTCAACTGGATCGATATCGGGCGCGTGAGCGATTATTGGTCGGTGCTGCAGCGCGTGCTGCGCGGCGAAGTGGAGCAGATGCACATGCCCGGCACCGAGGTGCGCCCGGGGGTCTGGGTGGGGCTCAACACCCGCATCGACTGGGCCACGGTGCAGGTGCAAGGGCCGGTGTATTTTGGCTCCAGCGTGCGCCTCGAGCCCGGCTGCAGCGTGATCGGGCCGTGCTGGATCGGCCACGGCAGCCACTTGCGCGCCAGCTCGCGCGTCGAGCGCAGCATCTTGTTCGAGTACACGCGCATCGGCGCCGGCATGTTGTTCCAAGACATGATCGTCTCGCCCAGCTACTGCGTCGATCGGCTGGGCAACGCCACCTACGTCGGCGACGACCGCTTTCCGCTGCGCTGGGGCGACGCGCGCGCTTAA
- a CDS encoding UvrD-helicase domain-containing protein gives MTLQFAPETAATPATLPPLLQALNPEQLAAVTLGPEPALILAGAGSGKTKVLTTRIAWLLSTGQLSPAGVLAVTFTNKAAKEMLTRLGALLPLNVRGMWIGTFHGLCHRMLRAHCKLLNLPATFQILDMQDQLSAIKRLHKQLALDEERFKPKELQWFINACKEEGQRAHQVPVRDADQRHKVEFYRLYEEQCQREGVLDFGELLLRSYELLRDHDPVREHYQRRFRHILVDEFQDTNKLQYAWLKLLAGRMEGGRFVPAGNAVLAVGDDDQSIYAFRGARVGNMADFVREFGVRQQIKLEQNYRSQAHILEAANRLIEHNQGRLGKNLRTDQGCGEPLRVYEAPSDYAEANWVVDEVRQLIGRDGLPAHEVALLYRSNAQSRVLETALFNAGLPYRVYGGLRFFERAEIKHALAYLRLIDNPHDDTSLLRVVNFPPRGIGARSIEALQAAAASAGCSLHDAVSAVPGKAGSHLAAFVALLDVLREGSQGQPLRQIVALVLQHSGLLAHYRAERDGSERVENLEELLNAAESFVLQQGFGRDAVALPLDETAAAEARAAASDSGFEEPSGETLSPLQAFLSHAALEAGDNQAQSGQDAVQLMTVHAAKGLEFDAVFITGLEEGLFPHDNSSASPQALEEERRLMYVAITRARQRLYLSHAQTRMLHGQTRYHPRSRFVDELPAQCLQWLSPKPGSGLGAAGLGKAAVGLQPAWGRSALVSEAPSRAAADATHGLRAGMQVFHPKFGQGQVLAVEGRGDDARAQVSFTRHGSKWLALAVAKLTPL, from the coding sequence ATGACCCTTCAATTTGCGCCCGAAACCGCTGCCACCCCAGCCACCCTGCCGCCGCTGCTGCAAGCGCTCAACCCCGAACAACTCGCCGCCGTCACGCTGGGGCCGGAGCCGGCGCTGATTCTGGCCGGGGCCGGTTCGGGCAAAACCAAGGTGCTCACCACCCGCATCGCGTGGTTGCTGAGCACCGGCCAGCTCAGCCCGGCCGGGGTGCTGGCCGTGACCTTCACCAACAAGGCCGCCAAAGAGATGCTCACGCGCCTGGGGGCGCTGCTGCCGCTGAACGTGCGCGGCATGTGGATCGGCACCTTTCACGGCCTGTGCCACCGCATGCTGCGCGCCCACTGCAAGCTGCTCAACCTGCCGGCCACGTTCCAGATTCTGGACATGCAGGACCAGCTCAGCGCCATCAAGCGGCTGCACAAACAGCTCGCGCTCGATGAGGAGCGTTTCAAGCCCAAGGAGCTGCAGTGGTTCATCAACGCCTGCAAAGAGGAAGGCCAGCGCGCGCACCAGGTGCCGGTGCGCGACGCCGATCAGCGCCACAAGGTCGAGTTTTACCGCCTCTACGAGGAGCAGTGCCAGCGCGAAGGCGTGCTCGACTTTGGCGAGCTGCTGCTGCGCAGCTACGAACTGCTGCGCGACCACGACCCGGTGCGCGAGCACTACCAGCGCCGTTTCAGGCACATCTTGGTCGATGAATTCCAAGACACCAACAAGCTCCAGTACGCTTGGCTCAAGCTGCTGGCCGGGCGCATGGAGGGCGGCCGCTTCGTGCCCGCCGGCAACGCCGTGCTGGCGGTGGGCGACGACGACCAGAGCATTTACGCCTTCAGGGGCGCGCGCGTGGGCAATATGGCCGACTTTGTGCGCGAATTCGGCGTGCGCCAGCAAATCAAGCTCGAGCAAAACTACCGCAGCCAGGCGCACATCCTGGAAGCCGCCAACCGCCTGATCGAGCACAACCAAGGCCGGCTGGGCAAAAACCTGCGCACCGACCAAGGCTGCGGCGAGCCGCTGCGCGTCTATGAGGCGCCGAGCGACTACGCCGAGGCCAACTGGGTGGTCGATGAGGTGCGCCAGCTCATCGGCCGCGACGGCTTGCCCGCGCACGAGGTGGCGCTGCTCTACCGCAGCAACGCGCAGAGCCGGGTGCTCGAGACGGCGCTGTTCAACGCCGGGCTGCCGTACCGGGTGTACGGCGGGCTGCGTTTTTTCGAGCGCGCCGAGATCAAGCACGCGCTGGCTTATCTGCGCCTGATCGACAACCCGCACGACGACACCAGCCTGCTGCGGGTGGTCAATTTTCCGCCGCGCGGCATCGGCGCGCGCAGCATCGAGGCCTTGCAGGCCGCTGCGGCTTCCGCCGGTTGTTCGCTGCACGATGCGGTCAGCGCCGTGCCGGGCAAGGCCGGCTCCCACTTGGCGGCCTTCGTGGCCTTGCTCGACGTGCTGCGCGAGGGCAGCCAGGGCCAGCCGCTGCGCCAGATCGTGGCGCTGGTGTTGCAGCACAGCGGCTTGCTGGCGCACTACCGCGCCGAGCGCGACGGCAGCGAGCGGGTGGAAAACCTCGAGGAGCTGCTCAACGCCGCCGAGAGCTTTGTGCTGCAACAAGGCTTTGGCCGCGATGCGGTGGCGCTGCCGCTGGACGAGACCGCCGCCGCCGAAGCCCGCGCTGCCGCCTCCGATTCGGGCTTTGAGGAGCCCAGCGGCGAAACCCTCAGCCCCTTGCAGGCCTTCCTGAGCCACGCCGCGCTCGAGGCTGGCGACAACCAGGCACAGAGCGGGCAAGACGCGGTGCAGCTGATGACGGTGCACGCCGCCAAGGGGCTGGAGTTCGACGCCGTGTTCATCACCGGGCTCGAAGAGGGGCTGTTCCCGCACGACAACTCCAGCGCCAGCCCGCAGGCGCTGGAAGAGGAGCGGCGGCTGATGTACGTGGCGATCACGCGCGCGCGCCAGCGGCTCTACCTGAGCCACGCCCAGACGCGCATGTTGCACGGCCAAACGCGCTACCACCCGCGCAGCCGCTTTGTGGACGAACTGCCCGCGCAGTGTCTGCAATGGCTCAGCCCCAAGCCGGGCAGCGGCTTGGGCGCAGCGGGCTTGGGCAAAGCGGCAGTCGGGCTGCAGCCGGCTTGGGGGCGCAGCGCCTTGGTGTCCGAGGCGCCCAGCCGCGCGGCGGCAGACGCAACGCACGGCCTCCGCGCCGGCATGCAGGTGTTTCACCCAAAATTTGGCCAAGGCCAGGTGCTGGCGGTCGAGGGGCGCGGCGACGACGCACGGGCGCAGGTGAGCTTCACGCGCCACGGCAGCAAGTGGCTGGCGCTGGCGGTGGCCAAGCTCACGCCGCTGTGA
- a CDS encoding OmpA/MotB family protein, whose translation MSPPTLLESMLARMPSGPGAAAKAAPGQNAASPSEGSANQSISALHSGRFERWHVDPAPVQEEETWLITYLDVVTLLLAMMVVMLAFSEPVSEAFRGERREIALDRMHPQVQAAADAGTTILPPVPLPHPATAPARVEGDPVDIRAAPVPPEPPALNVGELGENVEVVTEAKGVTRFRISSELLFAPGQAALTPAGQRVIDELLPVLNQALGHTIVVEGHTDNVPIATARFPSNWELAAGRAGAVVRHLETRGVNPMRLRATGVADTRPLADNASAQGRAQNRRVEIVLEAPPVN comes from the coding sequence ATGAGCCCTCCGACTTTGCTCGAAAGCATGCTGGCCCGAATGCCCTCCGGGCCGGGTGCGGCGGCCAAAGCCGCGCCAGGCCAAAACGCGGCCTCGCCCAGCGAAGGCAGCGCCAACCAGTCCATCAGTGCCTTGCACAGTGGGCGCTTCGAGCGCTGGCATGTGGACCCAGCGCCGGTGCAGGAGGAAGAAACCTGGCTGATCACCTACCTCGACGTGGTCACGCTGCTGCTGGCGATGATGGTCGTGATGCTGGCTTTTTCCGAGCCGGTGAGCGAAGCCTTTAGGGGCGAGCGGCGCGAAATCGCGCTCGACCGCATGCACCCGCAGGTGCAGGCCGCGGCCGATGCGGGCACCACCATTTTGCCGCCGGTGCCGCTGCCGCACCCGGCCACGGCCCCGGCGCGGGTCGAGGGCGACCCGGTCGATATCCGCGCCGCCCCGGTGCCGCCCGAGCCACCCGCGCTCAATGTGGGCGAATTGGGCGAGAACGTGGAAGTGGTCACCGAAGCCAAGGGGGTGACGCGCTTTCGCATCAGCAGCGAGCTGCTGTTTGCACCCGGCCAAGCCGCACTCACTCCGGCCGGCCAGCGCGTGATCGACGAGCTGCTGCCGGTGCTCAACCAAGCCCTGGGCCACACCATCGTGGTCGAGGGTCACACCGACAACGTGCCCATTGCCACCGCGCGCTTTCCCTCCAACTGGGAGCTGGCGGCGGGTCGCGCCGGCGCCGTGGTGCGCCACCTCGAGACGCGCGGCGTCAACCCGATGCGGTTGCGCGCCACCGGCGTGGCCGATACGCGCCCGCTGGCCGACAACGCCAGCGCGCAGGGGCGGGCGCAAAACCGGCGCGTCGAAATCGTGCTCGAAGCGCCGCCGGTGAATTAG
- the polA gene encoding DNA polymerase I, which yields MTESPPTLLLVDGSSYLYRAFHAMPDLRAVPGDPSSPATGALRGLINMAQALLREHPAQSAAFVFDAPGPTFRDALYPAYKAQRSPMPDDLRAQIEPIHTVLRLLGWPVLCVPGVEADDVLGTLAQRAAAAGVQVVISSGDKDMSQLVGPRVMVIDTMSGKRRDVAGVQAEFGVLPQQMVDYQCLVGDTVDNVPGVEKVGPKTAVKWLLEYGSLEAIVAHAEQMPGAVGAKLRAALDWLPTARQLLRIKTDCDLSAHLSAPDVQQALRLQAPDRAALRDFYQRYGFKTLVRALEEGGAADGAQREAGAKPGGWARRGEGAKLAGVEAASAAPADQASMFDIAGPDAASASAQAAEAESAHAPTPPPRHYQTVLTWEALHAWLPRLQAAPLVALDTETTGLDPMRAEIVGLSWSLEAGAAAYLPLAHDYPGAPEQLPRAAALECLRPWLENPAAAKLGQHLKYERHVFANHGIELRGLEHDTLLQSYVLEAHLPHSLESLAERHLGQRGLSYAELCGKGAQQIPFAQVDIERASTYACEDSDFTLQVHQRLWPRLQAEAPLRAVYGLEIACSEVLYRIERHGVLIDAATLARQSHELGLRLVELEARAHALAGQPFNLASPKQLGEILYDRLGLPVLKKTATGARSTDEEVLEKLAEDYPLPAQILQHRSLAKLKGTYTDKLAALAHPRTGRVHTHYAQAVAVTGRLSSNEPNLQNIPIRTPEGRRVREAFVAAPGHLIASADYSQIELRIMAHLSDDPALLRAFHDGLDVHRATAAEVFGLAPEQVSAEQRRYAKTINFGLIYGMSSFGLAKALGIDTGAARNYIERYFERFAGVRRYMDATRAEAKARCCVHTVLGRRLHLPEINSPNAARRAAAERAAINAPMQGTAADLIKLSMVAVQQALDAQGRASRMIMQVHDELVFELPAAEQDWLRTEVPRLMAGVAALKVPLLAEVGFGANWEQAH from the coding sequence ATGACTGAATCTCCCCCCACCCTGCTGCTGGTCGATGGCTCGAGCTACCTCTACCGCGCCTTTCACGCCATGCCCGATTTGCGCGCCGTGCCCGGCGACCCCAGCAGCCCGGCCACCGGCGCCCTGCGCGGCCTCATCAACATGGCGCAGGCGCTGTTGCGCGAGCACCCGGCGCAGAGCGCCGCCTTTGTGTTCGACGCGCCCGGCCCCACCTTTCGCGATGCGCTCTACCCGGCCTACAAAGCGCAGCGCAGCCCCATGCCCGACGATTTGCGCGCCCAGATCGAGCCCATCCACACGGTGCTGCGCCTGCTCGGCTGGCCGGTGCTGTGCGTGCCCGGGGTCGAGGCCGACGATGTGCTGGGCACGCTGGCGCAGCGCGCCGCCGCGGCCGGGGTGCAGGTGGTGATTTCGAGCGGCGACAAAGACATGAGCCAGCTCGTGGGGCCGCGGGTGATGGTGATCGACACCATGAGCGGCAAGCGGCGCGACGTGGCCGGGGTGCAGGCCGAGTTTGGCGTGCTGCCGCAGCAAATGGTGGACTACCAGTGCCTGGTGGGCGACACGGTCGATAACGTGCCCGGCGTCGAGAAGGTGGGCCCGAAAACCGCCGTCAAATGGCTGCTCGAATACGGCTCGCTCGAGGCCATCGTGGCCCACGCCGAGCAGATGCCCGGCGCCGTGGGCGCCAAGCTGCGCGCGGCGCTGGACTGGTTGCCCACGGCGCGCCAGCTGCTGCGCATCAAAACCGACTGCGACCTGAGCGCGCACCTGAGCGCGCCGGACGTGCAGCAAGCGTTGCGCTTGCAAGCCCCCGATCGGGCGGCGCTGCGCGATTTTTACCAACGCTACGGCTTTAAGACGCTGGTGCGGGCGCTGGAGGAGGGCGGGGCGGCTGATGGGGCGCAGCGGGAGGCAGGGGCCAAGCCGGGGGGCTGGGCTAGGCGTGGAGAAGGCGCCAAACTGGCTGGCGTCGAAGCGGCCAGCGCCGCGCCCGCCGACCAAGCCTCTATGTTTGACATCGCCGGGCCAGATGCCGCATCAGCTTCAGCTCAGGCCGCCGAGGCGGAATCAGCACACGCCCCCACCCCCCCACCGCGCCACTACCAGACCGTGCTCACCTGGGAGGCGCTGCACGCCTGGTTGCCGCGGCTGCAGGCGGCGCCGCTGGTGGCGCTCGACACCGAGACCACGGGCCTCGACCCCATGCGCGCCGAAATCGTCGGCCTGTCGTGGAGCCTCGAAGCCGGCGCGGCCGCTTATCTGCCGTTGGCGCACGACTACCCCGGCGCGCCCGAGCAGCTGCCGCGCGCGGCGGCGCTGGAGTGCCTGCGCCCTTGGCTGGAAAACCCGGCCGCGGCCAAACTCGGCCAGCACCTCAAGTACGAGCGCCACGTGTTCGCCAACCACGGCATCGAGCTGCGCGGCCTCGAGCACGACACGCTGCTGCAAAGCTATGTGCTCGAAGCACACCTGCCGCACAGCCTCGAGAGCCTGGCCGAGCGCCACTTGGGCCAGCGCGGTTTGAGCTACGCCGAGCTGTGCGGCAAGGGCGCGCAGCAGATACCGTTTGCGCAAGTCGATATCGAGCGCGCCAGCACCTACGCCTGCGAAGACAGCGATTTCACGCTTCAGGTGCACCAGCGCCTGTGGCCGCGGCTGCAGGCCGAGGCGCCGCTGCGCGCCGTCTATGGGCTCGAAATCGCGTGCTCCGAGGTGCTCTACCGCATCGAGCGCCACGGCGTGTTGATCGATGCCGCCACCTTGGCGCGTCAGAGCCACGAATTGGGCCTGCGCCTGGTCGAGCTCGAGGCGCGCGCCCACGCCTTGGCCGGCCAGCCGTTCAACTTGGCCAGCCCCAAGCAGCTGGGCGAGATTTTGTACGACCGGCTGGGCCTGCCGGTGCTCAAAAAAACCGCCACCGGCGCGCGCAGCACCGACGAAGAAGTGCTCGAAAAACTGGCCGAAGACTACCCGCTGCCGGCGCAGATTTTGCAGCACCGCTCGCTGGCCAAACTCAAGGGCACCTACACCGACAAGCTGGCGGCGCTGGCGCACCCGCGCACCGGGCGCGTGCACACCCACTACGCGCAGGCCGTGGCCGTGACCGGGCGCTTGTCGAGCAACGAGCCCAATCTGCAAAACATCCCCATCCGCACGCCCGAGGGCCGGCGCGTGCGCGAGGCGTTCGTGGCCGCGCCCGGGCATCTGATCGCCAGCGCCGACTACTCGCAGATCGAGCTGCGCATCATGGCGCACCTGAGCGACGACCCGGCCCTGCTGCGCGCCTTCCACGACGGGCTGGACGTGCACCGCGCCACCGCCGCCGAAGTCTTTGGCCTGGCGCCCGAGCAGGTGAGCGCCGAGCAGCGCCGCTACGCCAAGACGATCAATTTTGGCCTGATCTACGGCATGAGCAGCTTTGGGCTGGCCAAGGCGCTGGGCATCGACACCGGGGCGGCGCGCAACTACATCGAGCGCTATTTTGAGCGCTTTGCCGGCGTGCGCCGCTACATGGACGCCACCCGCGCCGAAGCCAAAGCGCGCTGCTGCGTGCACACGGTGCTGGGCCGGCGCCTGCACCTGCCCGAGATCAACTCGCCCAACGCCGCGCGCCGCGCCGCCGCCGAGCGCGCCGCCATCAACGCCCCGATGCAGGGCACGGCCGCCGACCTGATCAAGCTCAGCATGGTGGCGGTGCAGCAGGCGCTCGACGCCCAAGGCCGCGCCAGCCGCATGATCATGCAGGTGCACGACGAGCTGGTGTTCGAGCTGCCCGCAGCCGAGCAAGATTGGCTGCGCACCGAGGTGCCGCGCCTGATGGCCGGCGTGGCCGCGCTCAAGGTGCCGCTGCTGGCCGAAGTGGGTTTTGGCGCCAACTGGGAGCAGGCGCATTGA
- a CDS encoding motility protein A: protein MNPSTLIGMVASVLLLVVVMIFAAEDPLLFIDLPGLGIVLFGTLAATFMSYPLREVLRVFKLFGTVIRNERLYTQSAIDELVDVSRLWIRDDLAAVERALKNVNNPFLRTGVQLVIERTPEADILDLMQWRISRLRAKEAAEAQLFRVMASYAPAFGMIGTLVGLVNMMDILGTGDMLVIGGHLAVALMTTFYGILLANLVFKPVAVKLERRTEQRVILMNMVMQGIAMMTARRSPSLMRETLKSFAAHHEDEIFDGAQPAARSGGWWPFGARKSNPASKPGPSAAGRP, encoded by the coding sequence ATGAATCCCTCCACCCTGATCGGGATGGTGGCCAGCGTGCTGCTGCTGGTCGTCGTGATGATTTTTGCGGCCGAAGACCCGCTGCTGTTCATCGACCTGCCGGGCTTGGGGATCGTGCTCTTTGGCACCTTGGCCGCCACCTTCATGAGCTACCCGCTGCGCGAGGTGCTGCGCGTGTTCAAGCTCTTTGGCACCGTGATCCGCAACGAGCGGCTCTACACCCAGAGCGCCATCGACGAGCTGGTCGATGTCTCGCGCTTGTGGATACGCGACGACCTCGCCGCGGTCGAGCGCGCGCTCAAAAATGTCAACAACCCCTTTTTGCGCACCGGGGTGCAGTTGGTGATCGAGCGCACGCCCGAGGCCGACATCTTGGACCTGATGCAGTGGCGCATCTCGCGCCTGCGCGCCAAAGAGGCGGCGGAAGCGCAACTGTTTCGCGTCATGGCCAGCTACGCGCCCGCCTTTGGCATGATCGGCACCTTGGTCGGGCTGGTCAACATGATGGACATTCTGGGCACCGGCGACATGCTGGTGATCGGCGGCCATCTGGCAGTGGCCCTGATGACCACCTTTTACGGCATCTTGCTGGCCAATCTGGTCTTCAAGCCGGTGGCGGTCAAGCTCGAGCGCCGCACCGAGCAGCGCGTGATCTTGATGAACATGGTGATGCAGGGCATCGCCATGATGACGGCGCGGCGCAGCCCGTCGCTGATGCGCGAAACGCTCAAATCCTTTGCGGCCCACCACGAGGATGAAATTTTTGACGGTGCGCAGCCAGCGGCCCGATCGGGGGGCTGGTGGCCCTTTGGGGCGCGCAAGTCCAATCCAGCCAGCAAACCCGGCCCCAGCGCAGCCGGGCGGCCATGA